A region of the Arthrobacter sp. FW306-07-I genome:
GAAGTCATTGTGGTGGGTTATCTGCTCGACCGGTTTGGGAAATTCGGATGGAGCATGCCGCTGGCCATCGCCGTGAGCTCGGTGCTGCGCGGCAGCTACCACCTGTACCAGGGCTTCGGTCCATTCATTGGCAACGCAGTGATGGGCATTGTCTTTGCCTGGCTGTATACCCGGACACGTCGGGTCATGCCACTGGTGATAGCCCACGCACTGCTGGATATCGTGGCGTTCGTCGGGTTCAGCCTTTTCGGGAAAGCGGTGGGGTTGGGGTAGATACCCCACATCCTCAGTCTGGGCTGCCCGGACTGACCGGTATGACGATGGAGGGCGTTACTGGCGTGATAGCTGCCCTCAGATGAACGACAGCAGCAACCAGGAGTCCGCTTCTGGGTCCGGTGGCAGAATGAAGGGCTGCGCGTAGAAGTCCTCCCACAGTGGATCTGTCGGGCATAGTTCGCCCGGCTCGAGCAGGTTTTCACCGGGTGGATCTTCGGGTGGTGGATCGGCCCAATCAGGCATGTCCGCGAGCAGCTGCTGCCACTGTGGAGCGTCCACCGACATGGCAGCCACGATAGTTTCCGCCGGCAGGACTCCCGGTGGCCAGTACGGGGGTTCTGGGTTGGGTTGTTCGGGTTTGTAGTGGCGGCCGGTGGGTGAGGTCCAGCCGGGTGATTCGTTGTTGGTGGCCGGGTCTGGTGTCCATTGGGTGTGGTGTTTGAGCCGGTGGTGTTTGGGGCAGAGTTGTGCCAGGTTGCTGGCCCCGGTGGTTCCGCCGGATTCCCAGGCTTGCAGGTGGTCGGTGTCGTTGTCCGGGGTGCGGTTGGTGCAGCCGGGGAAGGTGCATTTGGCGTCGCGCATTCTGATCCAGCGTTTGATGGTTTCGGTGAGCCGGTAGTTCTTCCGGCCGATCTCCAAGGGTGCCCCGTCTCTCGGGTCGACCAGGACGCGGTAGAAGGAGTTCGCGCCGTCGGCGACGAGTTTGCGGGCGGTGGATGCCGGGATGGGGCCGAGCCCGTCGAGCATGGCTGGCTCGTCCGTGAGTCCGAGGAGGGAGAACACCGGCACCGTGACCAGGACGTCGGCCCGCGGGGTGGGGACCTTGCCGGGTTCCGTCACGGCCGACGAACTGATGGCGTTGCCGGTTCCTTCGTCGATGCTGGCCGGCTTCGCCGCGGTGGTGGTGCCCGTGGCTGTCAGGGTGGTCCCGGTCCCGGTCCCGGTCCCGGTCCCGGTCCCGGTGCCGGTGGTGTTGCCGGCGCTGAGGAGCAGGGATGCTGCGATGTCGGGGCGGAGTTGGGTGATGGTGCGTGGTTCGTTGGGGCCTTGGAGGCCGCGGGCGGTGGCGGTGGTGCGGTTCCAGATGGCGCAGGCGGTGTCGCCGGGGAGGTA
Encoded here:
- a CDS encoding HNH endonuclease signature motif containing protein; translated protein: MGISGGVGAGAEGVHASVAALDARTALGALDAISALEREDAFLASGVGVGSGVDVLQRRYEIRLERLELTARLEAQLAAMKARDAAEAIGFQLAMTPPDASMQDRTYAEMSVVEEIAGVLTVSSAAAGALVEQSRKICSLPPVFQALTAGAMSWQHARIIADETEGLDPAGAAALVAHFFDPDAPHPARGAAPGELVPSRFRAKVRAWRERHHPETLQKRHAKGVTDRRMEYTPDRDGMAWVSLYLPGDTACAIWNRTTATARGLQGPNEPRTITQLRPDIAASLLLSAGNTTGTGTGTGTGTGTGTTLTATGTTTAAKPASIDEGTGNAISSSAVTEPGKVPTPRADVLVTVPVFSLLGLTDEPAMLDGLGPIPASTARKLVADGANSFYRVLVDPRDGAPLEIGRKNYRLTETIKRWIRMRDAKCTFPGCTNRTPDNDTDHLQAWESGGTTGASNLAQLCPKHHRLKHHTQWTPDPATNNESPGWTSPTGRHYKPEQPNPEPPYWPPGVLPAETIVAAMSVDAPQWQQLLADMPDWADPPPEDPPGENLLEPGELCPTDPLWEDFYAQPFILPPDPEADSWLLLSFI